The genome window AATTGGCTAGATTAAAACAGGCGCTGAGTTGAAGTGGCGCTTGATTTGGGGAGGGACGAGGCTCGGTGCTTATGCTCGGCTGACGGCGCAGAGGCCGTCCCTCCCGCAAAACTAAATAAGCGGTTAAAGATCTGGGTTCTATTCCCATCCTCAGATCGAAACCGCTTCAGGCTTCGCAACAGCTACGCGACGACAAGTCGCGGTTTCCGCAACACAAAACCGATGTATCCCTACAGACTGACTGCACCTCCACTCTGACTGACGCGACTAGCGTCGCATCGCTACCAATATATTGGACTGCCAGTCGATGTGTGATTCTACACGCCCACGAAAAAGCCCCGACCGTTTCCGGTCGGGGCTTTGTTATAATCTGTAGTATTAGCGTGGTGGCTAAAGTAACCGCAAAGCGATTACATCATGCCGCCCATTCCGCCCATTCCACCCATGCCGCCCATGTCAGGCATGCCATGACCACCAGCAGCGCCGCCTTCTTCAGGAGCGTCTGTGATCATGCACTCAGTGGTGAGGAGCATACCAGCAACTGAACCAGCGTTTTGAAGCGCGGTGCGAGTTACCATGGCTGGATCAACGATACCAGCAGCAAGCAGGTCAACGTATTCGCCAGTCGCGACGTTGTAACCCTTCGAGCCCTTGGACTTGAGAACTTCAGAAACGACGAGCGAACCTTCAACACCTGCATTCAAGCAAAGCTGACGAAGGGGTGCTTCGATCGCACGACGCACGATCCATGCGCCGAGTGCTTCGTCACCTTCAAGTGTGCCAGCAGCTGTTTCGATTGCCTTAGCAGCGCGTAGCAATGCGACGCCACCACCTGGAAGGATCCCTTCTTCAACCGCAGCACGTGTTGCGTGCAATGCATCGTCCACGCGATCCTTCTTCTCCTTCATTTCTGGTTCAGTCTGTGCACCAACATTGATGACGGCGACACCACCAGCGATCTTAGCAAGACGCTCTTGGAGCTTCTCACGATCGTAGTCAGAAGTCGTTGCTTCGATTTGACGGCGGATCTGCTTGACGCGGCCTTGGATCTCGGAGCTCTTACCGCCACCTTCGACGATAATTGTGTTTTCCTTATCAACCGACACGCGCTTTGCGCTACCGAGATCGCTCAACTGAACGTTCTCAAGCTTGATGCCGAGATCTTCAGTGATGCAACGACCGCCAGTGAGCACTGCGATGTCTTCAAGCATTGCCTTACGGCGATCACCGAATCCAGGAGCCTTAACAGCTGCTACATTCAATGTGCCACGGAGCTTATTCACGACGAGTGCAGCAAGTGCTTCGCCTTCGATGTCTTCAGCGATGATGAGCAATGGCTTGCCGGACTTAGCAGCGAGCTGAAGGAGTGGAAGCACTTCGTTCAGGTTGCTGATCTTCTTCTCGTTGATGAGAATGTAAGCATCGTCGAAGTTCACTTCTTGAGACTCAGCGTCTGTGCAGAAGTATGGAGAGAGGTAGCCCTTATCGAACTGCATACCTTCGACAACGTCGAGGGATGTTTCGATACCCTTAGCTTCTTCAACGGTGATTGTGCCGTCTTTACCAACGCGGTCCATTGCGTCTGCAATGATGTCGCCGATTTCAGCATCCCAGTTCGCAGAAACAGTTGCAACCTGACGAATTTCTTCGCGGTCTTTGACCTTCTTGCTTTGCTTTGCGAATGCCGCAGTTGCCGCAGCAACAGCCTTATCGATACCACGCTTGAGGTAGATCGGGTTCGCGCCAGCAGCTACGTTCTTGATACCTTCACGGTAAACCGCTTCAGCGAGAACGGTTGCAGTAGTAGTGCCATCACCAGCAGAGTCTGCTGTCTTAGAAGCCACCTCACGCACCATTTGTGCGCCCATGTTTTCGTAAGGATCAGCGAGATCGATTTCCTTAGCAACGGTGACACCGTCCTTAGTCACTGAAGGTGCACCGAACTTCTTGTCGATAAGAACATTACGTCCCTTCGGTCCGAGTGTTACTTTGACAGCCTTAGCAAGTGTTTCAACACCTGCTAGAATCTTTTTACGTGCTGCTTCATCAAATAAAATTTGCTTAGCCATAATGTGTTATTTCTTTAAATTGTATTTTGTTGATATGAGTGATCCTTAAGCAATAACGCCGAGGATGCTGTCTTCTTCGATGAGGATATATTCAACACCATCGACTTTGACAGGAGTGCCACCGTAGCCAGGAAGGAGAACTTTATCGCCCACCTTCACATTGAAAGGAATTGCCTTACCAGCGTCGTCTTTCTTGCCAGTGCCAATTGCTACAACTTCAGCTTCTTGAGATTTTTCTTTAGCAGAATCAGGAATGATGATGCCGCCGCGGATTTGTTCGTCTTCTTCAATGCGTTGCAAAAGAACGCGTTCACCGAGTGGTTTGATTTTCATATTTTTTTTGTATTTTTGGTTTTGAGAATGATTAAGAGGAGCTAGAATTAAGGAGTTAGAAGTTAGTGTTTAAACACCTACAGCGACTGTGTTGTCACTATACGTGAGTATGATTCTATCTTCTAACTCCTTGTTCCGAACTTCTTTTAAAGAGATTATTTTTTGTCGTCTTCGTCGACTACTTCGAAGTCGGCATCAACGGTTTCAGCACCTTCAGCTTGCTTTGGCTCGG of Lentimonas sp. CC4 contains these proteins:
- a CDS encoding co-chaperone GroES, with product MKIKPLGERVLLQRIEEDEQIRGGIIIPDSAKEKSQEAEVVAIGTGKKDDAGKAIPFNVKVGDKVLLPGYGGTPVKVDGVEYILIEEDSILGVIA
- the groL gene encoding chaperonin GroEL (60 kDa chaperone family; promotes refolding of misfolded polypeptides especially under stressful conditions; forms two stacked rings of heptamers to form a barrel-shaped 14mer; ends can be capped by GroES; misfolded proteins enter the barrel where they are refolded when GroES binds), which gives rise to MAKQILFDEAARKKILAGVETLAKAVKVTLGPKGRNVLIDKKFGAPSVTKDGVTVAKEIDLADPYENMGAQMVREVASKTADSAGDGTTTATVLAEAVYREGIKNVAAGANPIYLKRGIDKAVAAATAAFAKQSKKVKDREEIRQVATVSANWDAEIGDIIADAMDRVGKDGTITVEEAKGIETSLDVVEGMQFDKGYLSPYFCTDAESQEVNFDDAYILINEKKISNLNEVLPLLQLAAKSGKPLLIIAEDIEGEALAALVVNKLRGTLNVAAVKAPGFGDRRKAMLEDIAVLTGGRCITEDLGIKLENVQLSDLGSAKRVSVDKENTIIVEGGGKSSEIQGRVKQIRRQIEATTSDYDREKLQERLAKIAGGVAVINVGAQTEPEMKEKKDRVDDALHATRAAVEEGILPGGGVALLRAAKAIETAAGTLEGDEALGAWIVRRAIEAPLRQLCLNAGVEGSLVVSEVLKSKGSKGYNVATGEYVDLLAAGIVDPAMVTRTALQNAGSVAGMLLTTECMITDAPEEGGAAGGHGMPDMGGMGGMGGMGGMM